The genomic segment CCACGGCGCTCAGGTATCCCTGAACCGCCTCAGCGGCGGCCCGGTCCATGAAATAGCGCCCCTCGGGGGACCACAGGCGGACGGTGGTCCCTTCGGCCACTCCCGCTTCCCGCAGGAGCGCTCTGGCCTTCCCCACATCGTACGGATAGGCCCCTGCCTTGGCGTAGCCCCAGTTCCCCGGGGCGAGCGGAGAGTCGGCCACCTTCCCGAACCCGCGCAGGATGGTGTTGACGATGGCGCTTTTGTCCACCGCGTGGTTGAGGGCCTTGCGCACGCGCACGTCGTTGAAGGGCCGCACGGTCACGTTGAAGCCGATGTAGATGATGCGGTTACTGGGTCTGCGGATCAGGACCAGCCTGCGGTTCTTGGTCAGCCGGTCGACCTCCAGGGCGGGCACGTTCACAGCCACGTCGGCCTCGCCGCTTTCCAGCATGACCACCCGGGAGGCGTCCTCCCGCACAAAGCGGAAGACGAGCCGCTCCGCGGCGGGCTTGGGTCCCCAGAACCGCTCATTTCGCGCCAGCACGATGCGGTCTCCGGGGATCCACTCCACAAAGCGGAACGGCCCCGTCCCCACCGGATTGAGCCCGATCTTGTCTCCGTAGCGGCGCAGGGCGACGGGGCTGACGATTCCTCCGGCTCCGTGGGCCAGGTGCGCCAGCAGAGCCCCAAACGGCTTTGGCGTCACGATCCTGATGGTGTACGGATCGACCACCTCCGCAGACTTGATGAAGGGCTGGTAGAGGCTGGTCCGCCGGGTGGGTTTGGCCGGCGTGGTCACCCGGTCCAGGTTGACCTTCACCGCCTGTGCGTTGAACTCGCTCCCGTCGTGGAACCTGACCCCCCGCCGGAGGTAGAAGGTCCAGGTCAGGTGGTCGCTGGAGACTTCCCATCGCTCGGCCAGCGCCGGGATGATCTGCAGGCGCTCGTCGAAGGTAACCAAGTTGTCGTAGACGTGGCGCACCACCGTCTCAGATGGGTTGTC from the Armatimonadota bacterium genome contains:
- a CDS encoding glutathione ABC transporter substrate-binding protein; its protein translation is MPRGIAVVLVSLAIGLIVPAAPIGAQVPAQLVYVLGAEPVTLDPPNQTDNPSETVVRHVYDNLVTFDERLQIIPALAERWEVSSDHLTWTFYLRRGVRFHDGSEFNAQAVKVNLDRVTTPAKPTRRTSLYQPFIKSAEVVDPYTIRIVTPKPFGALLAHLAHGAGGIVSPVALRRYGDKIGLNPVGTGPFRFVEWIPGDRIVLARNERFWGPKPAAERLVFRFVREDASRVVMLESGEADVAVNVPALEVDRLTKNRRLVLIRRPSNRIIYIGFNVTVRPFNDVRVRKALNHAVDKSAIVNTILRGFGKVADSPLAPGNWGYAKAGAYPYDVGKARALLREAGVAEGTTVRLWSPEGRYFMDRAAAEAVQGYLSAVGLRVEFRRWEWGAYLRTLDRGPREGGYELFLLGWAPSTGDADWGLRPLFMCTMLPPAGNNNTGYCNPKVDDLLQQGMSTADPAARAAVYRQVQQVIFDDAPWIFLHTMYQLVGIKRGLAGIQVLPIEIILVREAKWPGT